The proteins below are encoded in one region of Rhizobium sp. 9140:
- a CDS encoding DUF1134 domain-containing protein, translating into MLPRSKFAPSRDVAARSSRCSLLSAVKAVVFGVLALCVAVSTAAAQSANNTSQYSIQEIVDAGHGFFGSTSGGLAKVVERAFQSYGLPNGYILGQEGSGAFVAGLTYGEGSLNTKNAGQHSVYWQGPSLGLDAGGQGSRIMMLVYNLPSVPGLYKRFGGVSGSAYVVAGVGMTVLTDEHIVLVPIRTGVGARLGINVGYLKLTQQPTWNPF; encoded by the coding sequence ATGTTGCCGAGATCGAAATTTGCGCCGTCGAGAGACGTTGCCGCCCGTTCCTCGCGGTGCAGTCTGCTGTCTGCCGTGAAAGCCGTCGTGTTCGGCGTGCTGGCGCTGTGCGTCGCCGTCTCCACCGCTGCCGCGCAATCCGCCAACAACACGTCGCAATATTCCATCCAGGAAATCGTCGACGCGGGACACGGCTTCTTCGGGTCCACATCCGGCGGTCTTGCCAAGGTGGTCGAGCGGGCGTTCCAAAGCTATGGCCTGCCGAACGGCTATATTCTCGGGCAGGAGGGCTCCGGCGCCTTCGTCGCCGGGCTGACCTATGGTGAGGGAAGCCTGAACACCAAGAATGCCGGTCAGCACAGCGTCTACTGGCAAGGTCCCTCGCTCGGTCTCGATGCAGGCGGTCAGGGCAGCCGCATCATGATGCTGGTCTATAACCTCCCGAGCGTGCCCGGCCTTTACAAGCGGTTCGGTGGCGTTTCCGGTTCGGCCTATGTCGTGGCCGGCGTCGGCATGACGGTGCTGACGGACGAGCATATCGTGCTCGTCCCTATTCGAACCGGCGTCGGCGCCCGCCTCGGCATCAATGTCGGCTACCTCAAGCTGACCCAGCAGCCGACCTGGAATCCTTTCTGA